A stretch of the Tannerella serpentiformis genome encodes the following:
- a CDS encoding TatD family hydrolase: MRLYDVHTHRPPADLTTPAVVSIDASEPFEPRPGGRYAVGIHPWHAAADRLPLLRLRAAHPQVVMIGEAGLDRLAEAPMSLQIELFEAQVRLADELRKPLIIHCVRAWGELLEVRKRLRPDSPWIVHGFRGKSPLATQLLDAGLSLSFGLLHRPDALRTTWDRRRLFVETDDSPTPIVEVYERIAGELHVSVESLAHDVEKRFAALFP; the protein is encoded by the coding sequence ATGCGACTTTACGACGTTCACACCCATCGTCCGCCCGCTGACCTCACCACGCCCGCCGTGGTCAGCATCGACGCCAGTGAGCCCTTCGAGCCACGGCCCGGGGGACGCTATGCGGTGGGCATTCATCCTTGGCATGCCGCGGCGGATCGCCTTCCGCTGTTGCGCCTCCGGGCCGCCCATCCGCAGGTCGTGATGATCGGCGAGGCCGGCCTCGATCGGTTGGCTGAGGCGCCGATGTCGCTGCAAATCGAGCTCTTCGAGGCGCAGGTCAGGCTGGCCGATGAGCTGCGTAAACCGCTGATCATCCATTGCGTACGTGCTTGGGGAGAACTGCTCGAGGTCAGAAAACGCCTTCGCCCGGATAGCCCGTGGATCGTCCACGGCTTTCGGGGCAAGTCGCCCTTGGCCACGCAACTCCTTGACGCTGGCCTCAGCCTCTCCTTCGGCCTCCTGCACCGCCCCGACGCCTTGCGGACGACTTGGGACCGGCGCCGATTGTTCGTCGAAACGGACGATAGTCCTACTCCGATCGTCGAAGTTTACGAGCGCATTGCCGGGGAACTACACGTCTCCGTCGAATCGTTGGCGCATGATGTAGAGAAACGATTCGCGGCGCTCTTCCCTTAA
- a CDS encoding Fe-S-containing hydro-lyase has product MEATPQIEKRILRAPFTDDVIRSLTAGDLVYLSGTIYTARDAAHKRLYEMLDRGEPMPFDFTGQVVYYAGPCPAKPGQPIGSVGPTTAGRMDAYSPRLIREGLKVMIGKGLRNAEVVDALKQYTGVFFAAIGGAAALMARCVDTAEVIAFDDLGPEAIRRLTVTELPVIVAIDSQGRNVYETGRAAYEQD; this is encoded by the coding sequence ATGGAAGCAACACCCCAAATAGAGAAACGCATCCTGCGTGCCCCCTTCACCGACGACGTCATCCGCTCACTCACAGCCGGCGACCTCGTCTACCTCTCCGGCACCATCTACACCGCCCGCGACGCCGCCCATAAGCGCCTCTACGAAATGCTCGACCGCGGCGAACCCATGCCCTTCGACTTCACCGGACAAGTCGTCTACTACGCCGGTCCCTGCCCCGCCAAGCCCGGGCAACCCATCGGATCCGTCGGCCCCACCACGGCCGGTCGCATGGACGCCTATTCGCCCCGCCTCATCCGTGAAGGCCTGAAAGTGATGATCGGCAAAGGCCTCCGCAACGCCGAAGTAGTCGACGCATTAAAGCAATACACCGGCGTCTTCTTCGCCGCCATCGGTGGAGCAGCCGCCCTCATGGCCCGCTGTGTCGACACTGCCGAGGTGATCGCCTTCGACGACCTCGGCCCCGAAGCCATCCGCCGCCTGACCGTCACAGAGCTGCCCGTCATTGTAGCCATCGACAGCCAGGGCCGCAACGTCTACGAGACGGGCCGCGCTGCTTACGAACAGGACTGA
- a CDS encoding fumarate hydratase, translated as MREIQAEKITTLVERLCIEACYVLADDIDRKFHSCLQTERSPLGRQVLTTLIDNARIAREERVPICQDTGMTVIFVTWGQDVRITGGFIEDAINQGVRQGYEKGYLRKSVVRDPIDRVNTKDNTPAIIHYEMVPGDAFHIVVAPKGFGSENKSDLKMLMPSDGVPGIKQFVIDTVSHAGANPCPPTIVGVGIGGTMERAAYLSKKALLRPVGSVNERPDLAALEQELYDDINRLGIGPVGFGGSTTALAVHILTFATHIAGLPVSVNIGCHATRHAEGSL; from the coding sequence ATGAGAGAAATTCAAGCAGAAAAGATCACCACCCTCGTCGAGCGTCTCTGCATCGAAGCCTGCTATGTGCTGGCCGACGACATCGATCGTAAGTTTCATAGCTGCCTCCAGACCGAGCGCTCACCACTGGGTCGTCAGGTGCTCACCACCCTCATCGACAACGCCCGCATCGCCCGCGAGGAGCGCGTCCCCATCTGTCAAGACACCGGCATGACCGTCATCTTCGTCACCTGGGGCCAAGACGTCCGCATCACCGGCGGCTTCATCGAGGACGCCATCAACCAGGGCGTCCGCCAGGGCTACGAGAAGGGCTACCTCCGCAAGTCTGTCGTTCGCGACCCCATCGACCGCGTGAATACGAAAGACAACACGCCCGCCATCATCCACTATGAGATGGTGCCCGGCGACGCCTTCCACATCGTTGTCGCGCCCAAAGGCTTCGGCAGCGAAAACAAGAGCGACCTGAAAATGCTCATGCCCAGCGACGGTGTGCCCGGCATCAAGCAGTTCGTCATCGATACCGTCTCGCACGCCGGCGCCAACCCCTGTCCGCCGACCATCGTCGGTGTCGGCATTGGTGGCACGATGGAGCGCGCCGCCTACCTCAGCAAGAAAGCCCTGCTGCGCCCCGTCGGCTCCGTCAACGAGCGCCCCGACCTGGCCGCCCTTGAGCAAGAGCTGTATGACGACATCAATCGCCTCGGCATCGGTCCCGTCGGCTTCGGCGGATCTACCACCGCGCTGGCCGTCCACATCCTCACCTTCGCCACCCACATCGCCGGCCTACCCGTCTCCGTCAACATCGGCTGCCACGCCACCCGCCACGCCGAAGGGTCACTCTGA
- the queC gene encoding 7-cyano-7-deazaguanine synthase QueC, translated as MKTDTRHDAALVVFSGGQDSTTCLFWAKEHFAEVRALTFLYGQKHREEVNVAQRIARTADVAWDVLDASFIASLGTSALTDTRILMDSEKPAEGPPNTFVPGRNLFFLSMAAVYAAERGIRHLVTGVSETDFSGYPDCRDTFVRSLNVTLNLAMDAQFVIHTPLMWLDKADVWALSDRLGVFDLVRRETLTCYNGVLGDGCGHCPACRLRHEGLERYLARR; from the coding sequence ATGAAAACCGATACACGTCACGACGCTGCGCTCGTCGTTTTCAGTGGTGGACAAGACTCCACCACGTGCCTCTTTTGGGCCAAGGAACACTTCGCAGAGGTCCGTGCGCTGACCTTCCTCTACGGGCAAAAGCACCGTGAGGAGGTCAACGTGGCGCAACGTATCGCCCGCACGGCTGATGTAGCATGGGATGTGCTCGACGCGTCTTTCATCGCCTCCCTCGGCACCAGTGCCCTCACCGACACCCGCATACTCATGGACAGCGAGAAGCCCGCAGAGGGCCCACCAAACACGTTCGTGCCCGGTCGCAATCTCTTTTTCTTGAGTATGGCCGCTGTCTACGCTGCTGAACGTGGCATCCGTCACCTCGTTACGGGCGTCTCCGAGACCGATTTCAGTGGCTATCCTGACTGCCGCGACACGTTTGTCCGCTCGCTTAACGTTACGCTCAACCTGGCAATGGATGCACAGTTCGTCATCCATACGCCACTCATGTGGCTCGACAAGGCCGACGTCTGGGCCCTCTCCGACCGCCTCGGTGTCTTCGATCTGGTCCGCCGCGAGACCCTCACGTGTTACAACGGCGTCCTTGGTGACGGTTGCGGACATTGTCCTGCTTGTCGCCTACGCCATGAAGGACTGGAGCGTTACCTCGCCCGACGATAA
- a CDS encoding choice-of-anchor L domain-containing protein, which translates to MKKKITRLCAAALMLSAGIAFPTVIQAQRVNTFTVEQQARIDSLKQEYIKKGVPAHWAEKRATMIVERESKAQLRSSTRLATPHAGSILVDRGTAPGGYSAQHAYTPAQLITNVLLNNPAAASAISNVQFTGTWTATARSLAYFEAGSSGFPIDKGLILATGDVIGSVPANNAEGPNDLTGGLDGGDIAVGSDPDLTPLTTGSVTCGSILSFDFKPFQPDVTFDFIFASTEYPEYSGSTFNDVFGFFVRELPSGPKQNIAYFSDGSTSVTINNSNWGNPHSANVPSSFPGNHALPGSPHPEWHIPVFNNDAKMEYDGHTVMLTAKALGLSTSKTYRLELKIANVVDQILGSAVFLSNLDLGAPQVGLDAPYMGAWNREWDEQGKDHLYTDCIQTLKLGFLPAAFDRKLVLSYMGIASKENIRKADGSPLPDTLDLKANEELITFPVKILPVPAADNGKEGAIKACIVSGDCDTVMNKTTKHFFKFFNGIQTNIDFVAPSPKYPGRFKLNITGGSNKVYRSIDNGLHWEFARDTATGEERPFTHDQMEYFLASDRNIWLREPNACAQVQFFHFTKDSLAGPVQPGISRQVIMPEVSGLVSSYAPGIHYVNSGSDLTFRVMPTGANAGKVPVVETGRKSIPDKQGVRVVSNGDGTYTVTIYMVREAIDLRISFAAPNSNVEADGSSIYTERETLYVTSPTANTAKVYNVSGVLVRTLTLSAGETVRTALPAGFYVVALGNGNTHKVIVK; encoded by the coding sequence ATGAAGAAGAAGATTACACGACTATGTGCGGCCGCCCTGATGCTTAGCGCAGGGATCGCGTTCCCCACTGTCATACAAGCACAGCGCGTGAACACGTTCACGGTTGAACAACAAGCCCGAATCGACTCCCTCAAACAAGAATATATTAAGAAGGGTGTTCCGGCTCATTGGGCTGAGAAACGCGCCACAATGATCGTTGAGCGGGAGAGTAAAGCGCAACTACGATCCTCTACGCGTCTTGCTACGCCACATGCAGGCTCTATTTTGGTGGATCGCGGTACAGCACCAGGCGGATACTCCGCTCAGCATGCATATACCCCCGCCCAGTTAATCACCAATGTACTGTTGAATAATCCAGCAGCTGCATCTGCCATTTCAAACGTACAATTCACTGGGACATGGACAGCCACGGCGCGTTCTTTGGCTTATTTTGAAGCAGGATCCAGCGGCTTCCCTATCGATAAAGGGTTAATCCTCGCAACGGGTGATGTGATTGGCTCTGTTCCAGCCAATAATGCTGAGGGACCAAATGATCTTACTGGAGGTTTGGATGGTGGCGATATTGCGGTTGGATCAGATCCTGATTTAACGCCGTTGACGACAGGTTCGGTGACTTGTGGATCTATTCTCTCTTTTGACTTCAAGCCATTTCAGCCGGATGTGACGTTTGACTTCATCTTTGCCTCTACAGAGTATCCTGAATATTCGGGATCTACTTTCAATGATGTCTTTGGCTTTTTTGTGAGAGAACTGCCCTCGGGCCCCAAGCAGAATATTGCTTACTTCTCGGATGGATCGACATCGGTAACGATTAATAATTCAAATTGGGGTAATCCACATTCAGCTAACGTGCCGTCCAGTTTTCCAGGTAATCATGCTCTGCCTGGTTCTCCTCATCCCGAATGGCATATTCCAGTGTTCAATAATGATGCTAAGATGGAATATGATGGGCACACGGTTATGCTTACTGCGAAGGCATTAGGGTTGTCTACATCAAAAACGTATCGTCTGGAACTCAAAATAGCGAATGTGGTCGACCAAATTCTGGGTTCTGCAGTCTTCCTCTCCAATCTTGATTTGGGTGCACCTCAAGTGGGTTTAGATGCCCCTTATATGGGTGCTTGGAATCGGGAATGGGACGAACAAGGTAAAGATCACCTCTATACAGATTGTATCCAGACACTAAAACTGGGCTTCCTCCCTGCGGCATTTGATCGTAAACTCGTTCTTTCTTATATGGGTATTGCTTCAAAAGAGAACATTAGAAAGGCGGATGGATCTCCGTTGCCCGATACATTAGATTTGAAAGCCAACGAGGAGCTGATCACCTTCCCTGTTAAGATCCTTCCTGTTCCCGCTGCGGATAACGGAAAAGAAGGTGCGATCAAGGCTTGTATCGTAAGTGGAGATTGTGATACGGTGATGAACAAGACCACCAAACACTTCTTCAAGTTCTTCAATGGCATTCAGACGAACATTGACTTTGTGGCACCATCACCGAAATATCCCGGTCGATTCAAACTGAACATTACTGGAGGTTCGAATAAGGTCTATCGAAGCATTGATAACGGCTTACATTGGGAGTTCGCTCGTGATACAGCTACGGGTGAGGAACGTCCTTTCACCCACGATCAGATGGAGTACTTCTTGGCCAGCGATCGTAATATTTGGCTGCGTGAGCCCAATGCGTGTGCACAGGTGCAGTTCTTCCACTTCACAAAGGATTCTTTAGCTGGACCTGTTCAGCCAGGAATATCACGACAGGTAATTATGCCCGAAGTGTCAGGTTTGGTTTCGAGCTATGCTCCGGGAATCCACTACGTGAATTCAGGTAGCGATCTTACCTTCCGAGTGATGCCTACGGGTGCGAATGCCGGTAAGGTTCCTGTGGTGGAGACAGGCAGAAAGTCTATCCCCGACAAACAAGGTGTACGCGTGGTCAGCAATGGCGATGGCACCTATACGGTAACGATTTATATGGTTCGTGAAGCGATCGATCTCAGAATCTCGTTTGCTGCTCCGAATAGCAATGTGGAGGCTGACGGTTCTTCGATCTACACCGAGCGTGAGACCCTCTATGTGACGAGTCCCACGGCCAACACGGCCAAAGTGTACAATGTGAGTGGTGTGCTCGTACGCACGCTGACCCTCTCAGCCGGCGAGACAGTTCGCACGGCACTTCCTGCGGGCTTCTATGTGGTGGCTCTGGGGAATGGTAATACGCATAAAGTGATTGTGAAGTAA
- a CDS encoding DUF4387 domain-containing protein, translating into MMHYKLTDVASVIRSKNSGPYELTFDVIFKDYEMYERVKAAGVFNNAMFASLYHIPETDIIGIVHFDPAKAIKTTIVRPIPSGALGETDVYGAQQHVPLMKLEFDL; encoded by the coding sequence ATCATGCATTACAAACTGACAGACGTGGCTTCGGTGATCCGAAGCAAGAACTCGGGCCCCTACGAGCTGACCTTCGACGTCATCTTCAAGGACTATGAGATGTATGAGCGCGTCAAGGCCGCCGGCGTATTCAACAACGCCATGTTCGCCTCGCTTTACCACATCCCCGAGACGGACATCATCGGCATCGTGCACTTCGACCCCGCCAAGGCGATCAAGACCACCATCGTGCGTCCGATCCCCTCCGGCGCGCTCGGCGAAACGGACGTCTACGGCGCCCAACAGCACGTCCCCCTGATGAAGCTAGAGTTTGATTTATAA
- a CDS encoding glycosyltransferase family 2 protein: protein MTRRLSIIVPCYNEEAVLAESYRRTRAVIDRLPCEGEIIYINDGSRDGTRNMLNELADEDPRVKVLHFSRNFGHQPAVSAGIHQCTADWAVIMDADLQDPPELIPDILALSEREGANSVYCVRRSREKETLFKRLSARLFYRTMNRMSEVQFPLDTGDFRLIDRKIMDQFKRLPEHGKYIRGLISWIGFKQVPFYYERKARVAGETKYPLSKMLRFASNALLYFSKKPLRLASSLGFLAVIVGLLLALWTLLGKICGFSHAETGWSSIMTAIIFFGGVQLLTIGVLGQYIGVLFDEIKNRPEYIIDECRNCTDS from the coding sequence ATGACACGGCGCCTATCAATCATCGTCCCCTGTTATAACGAGGAGGCAGTGCTGGCCGAGTCGTATCGGCGCACGCGCGCTGTGATCGACCGTCTGCCCTGCGAGGGCGAGATTATTTACATCAATGATGGCAGTCGAGACGGTACGCGTAACATGCTGAACGAGTTAGCCGACGAAGATCCAAGGGTGAAAGTGCTCCACTTCTCGCGCAACTTTGGCCATCAACCCGCCGTATCGGCCGGCATTCACCAGTGTACCGCCGATTGGGCCGTGATTATGGATGCCGATCTGCAAGATCCTCCGGAGTTGATCCCCGACATTCTGGCCCTCAGCGAACGCGAAGGCGCAAACAGCGTCTACTGCGTCCGCCGATCGCGCGAAAAGGAAACGCTCTTCAAACGCCTCTCCGCACGCCTGTTTTATCGCACCATGAACCGCATGAGTGAGGTGCAATTCCCGCTCGATACGGGCGATTTCCGCCTCATCGATCGCAAGATCATGGACCAGTTCAAGCGCCTGCCCGAGCATGGGAAGTACATCCGCGGCCTCATCAGTTGGATCGGCTTCAAGCAGGTGCCCTTCTACTACGAACGTAAGGCACGCGTGGCGGGCGAAACGAAGTACCCCTTGAGTAAAATGCTCCGCTTCGCCTCCAACGCCTTGTTGTATTTCTCCAAAAAGCCACTGCGACTGGCCTCGAGCCTCGGATTCCTGGCCGTCATCGTGGGGCTGCTGCTGGCCCTTTGGACCCTCTTGGGCAAGATCTGCGGTTTCAGTCATGCCGAAACCGGATGGAGCTCGATCATGACCGCCATCATCTTTTTCGGAGGTGTGCAACTGCTCACGATCGGCGTACTCGGGCAATACATTGGCGTCCTCTTCGACGAGATCAAAAACCGCCCGGAATACATCATCGACGAATGCCGTAACTGCACTGATTCATAA
- a CDS encoding alanine-tRNA synthetase second additional domain-containing protein: protein MRNHAQEYMVSAQYFAPRGKERLMFLGEQISHRHLFFNDRLIGILGDAGAGKSSFIKGMFPGLQLSNDDDIVNPRKIMQVRNPLNDIEDATTYHFDVRFQMAFMQMYEIADFVRSLLERKRRVVVEHFNLLYDALGRNADLLVGIGEEIIVARPGVFGPLPQSIYDIVHESLKYRKMAHSAEDITTLLLSDEFGISDDEYYFSDVRNGFMLKFRQRPEIDLERLEARVRERIAEHLHIAYHDEDHVRIGDRVIPCDGPRFHVRNTSEIIDFSLHKTLVEDPKTGHFCLIGFIDDPQEDVSNRNTHYFLARNYQ from the coding sequence ATGCGCAATCACGCACAAGAATATATGGTCTCGGCGCAGTACTTCGCGCCGCGTGGCAAAGAGCGACTCATGTTCCTCGGCGAACAGATCAGCCACCGCCACCTCTTCTTTAACGACCGCCTCATCGGCATCCTCGGCGACGCCGGCGCTGGCAAATCGTCCTTCATCAAGGGCATGTTCCCCGGCCTGCAACTCTCCAACGATGACGACATCGTCAACCCGCGCAAGATCATGCAGGTGCGCAACCCGCTCAACGACATCGAGGACGCCACCACCTATCACTTCGACGTCCGCTTCCAGATGGCCTTTATGCAGATGTACGAGATCGCCGACTTTGTCCGCTCGCTGCTGGAGCGCAAGCGCCGTGTCGTCGTTGAGCACTTCAACCTGCTCTACGACGCCCTCGGCCGCAACGCCGACCTGCTCGTGGGTATCGGCGAAGAGATCATCGTGGCCCGCCCCGGCGTCTTCGGCCCCTTGCCACAGAGCATCTACGACATCGTCCACGAGTCGCTCAAGTATCGCAAGATGGCCCACTCGGCCGAAGACATCACCACGCTCCTCCTCAGCGACGAGTTTGGCATCTCTGACGACGAGTACTACTTCTCCGACGTCCGAAACGGCTTCATGCTCAAGTTTCGCCAGCGCCCCGAGATCGATCTGGAGCGCCTCGAGGCACGTGTCCGCGAGCGCATTGCCGAGCATCTCCACATCGCCTACCACGACGAGGATCACGTCCGCATCGGCGACCGTGTCATCCCCTGCGATGGCCCTCGTTTCCACGTCCGCAACACATCTGAAATCATTGACTTCTCCCTTCACAAGACCCTCGTCGAAGACCCCAAGACAGGCCACTTCTGCCTCATCGGCTTCATCGACGATCCGCAGGAAGACGTCAGCAACCGCAATACCCATTACTTCTTAGCACGTAACTACCAATGA
- a CDS encoding queuosine precursor transporter: MKSKVSVSFMMLGVLFCTCLVASNLLETKVVRLWQMPGGHILSVTAGLLVFPISYIINDCIAEVWGYRKARLIIWLGFAMNFLVIILSRVAVMLPAAPFWEGEEAFNFVFGLAPRIAAASLLAFLVGSFLNAYVMSRMKIRSAGRNFSARAILSTLVGESADSLLFFPIAFGGIIPADELLKMIAVQALLKTLYEILILPVTIRVVHYIKRVDETDTYDEGISYNVWKIKEL; this comes from the coding sequence ATGAAAAGTAAAGTATCCGTATCCTTCATGATGCTCGGCGTGCTCTTCTGCACCTGCCTCGTAGCGTCCAACCTGTTAGAGACCAAAGTCGTGAGGCTTTGGCAAATGCCCGGCGGGCACATCCTCTCCGTCACTGCCGGACTGCTCGTCTTCCCCATCTCCTACATCATTAACGACTGCATCGCCGAAGTCTGGGGCTACCGCAAGGCACGCCTCATCATCTGGCTCGGCTTTGCGATGAACTTCCTCGTTATTATCCTCAGCCGCGTAGCCGTCATGCTACCCGCCGCACCGTTTTGGGAGGGCGAGGAGGCCTTCAATTTCGTCTTCGGACTCGCTCCACGCATTGCCGCTGCCAGTCTGCTGGCCTTCCTCGTTGGGTCGTTCCTCAACGCCTATGTGATGAGCCGCATGAAGATCCGGTCTGCAGGCCGCAACTTCTCAGCGCGCGCCATCCTCTCCACGTTGGTGGGCGAAAGTGCAGACTCGCTCCTCTTCTTCCCCATCGCTTTCGGCGGCATCATCCCGGCCGATGAGCTACTGAAGATGATCGCGGTGCAGGCACTGCTCAAGACGCTCTACGAGATCCTCATCCTACCCGTCACCATCCGCGTGGTGCATTACATCAAGCGCGTCGACGAGACCGACACCTACGACGAGGGTATCTCATACAACGTTTGGAAGATTAAGGAGCTATGA
- a CDS encoding type B 50S ribosomal protein L31, which translates to MKKGLHPENYRQVAFKDMSNEEVFITRSTINTKETIEIEGVTYPLVKLEISSSSHPFYTGKAKLVDTAGRVDKFMSRYGNRYKK; encoded by the coding sequence ATGAAAAAAGGACTTCATCCGGAAAACTACCGTCAGGTAGCCTTCAAAGACATGTCGAACGAAGAGGTATTCATCACCCGCTCCACGATCAACACGAAAGAGACGATCGAAATCGAAGGTGTGACCTATCCCTTGGTCAAGCTCGAAATCTCCAGCAGCTCGCACCCCTTCTACACGGGCAAGGCAAAACTGGTGGACACCGCCGGCCGCGTCGACAAGTTCATGAGCCGCTATGGCAACCGCTACAAGAAGTAA